In one Chitinophaga sancti genomic region, the following are encoded:
- a CDS encoding sterol desaturase family protein, whose amino-acid sequence MESFFNNIPSFYRTAILVGGLVLLWVFEGAFPRFYFKSNRYFHAGTNLFFTLTTAVVNFSLAFLIVKACTFTANRHFGLLYLVPLPNWLHATLAILMMDLIGAYLVHLIQHKIAWMWHFHKIHHIDTAVDATTALRHHPIESILRVIALFVAVITMGIPIWMVFLYQTISVFMSQFNHANIHLPKWLDNALSWIIVSPDMHKVHHSHFQPETDTNYSNIFSIWDRLFGTFKKVNDTTSLQYGLDEYQEEKYQKIGALLKAPFDKPLNQ is encoded by the coding sequence ATGGAATCGTTCTTCAATAACATTCCTTCTTTCTACCGCACCGCAATCCTTGTCGGTGGCCTGGTCCTTCTTTGGGTATTCGAAGGCGCTTTCCCCCGTTTCTATTTCAAATCTAACCGCTACTTCCACGCCGGCACCAACCTCTTCTTTACACTCACCACCGCCGTCGTGAACTTCAGTCTCGCCTTCCTCATCGTCAAAGCCTGCACATTCACCGCTAACCGCCATTTCGGCCTGCTATACCTTGTACCACTACCTAACTGGCTTCACGCCACGCTCGCCATCCTCATGATGGATCTGATCGGGGCCTACCTCGTTCACCTCATACAGCACAAAATTGCCTGGATGTGGCACTTCCATAAGATCCACCACATCGATACCGCAGTAGATGCTACCACCGCCCTCCGGCACCACCCCATCGAAAGCATCCTCCGCGTCATCGCACTCTTTGTCGCTGTCATCACCATGGGTATCCCCATCTGGATGGTATTCCTATACCAAACCATCTCTGTATTCATGTCACAGTTCAACCACGCCAATATCCACCTCCCCAAATGGCTGGATAATGCCCTGAGCTGGATCATCGTATCACCAGACATGCATAAGGTACACCATAGCCATTTCCAGCCGGAAACGGACACTAATTATTCCAATATTTTCTCAATCTGGGATCGCCTCTTTGGCACGTTTAAGAAGGTAAATGATACTACTTCCCTGCAGTATGGCCTGGATGAATACCAGGAAGAAAAGTATCAAAAGATAGGGGCACTACTCAAAGCACCGTTTGACAAACCTTTAAATCAATAA
- a CDS encoding lmo0937 family membrane protein, with the protein MNGLLYLIAIILIIGWILGVFVYSAGSLIHTLLVLAIIAILVNIIRGRAV; encoded by the coding sequence ATGAACGGCTTACTTTATTTAATTGCGATTATTCTGATCATCGGATGGATTTTGGGCGTGTTTGTTTACTCCGCAGGCAGCCTTATACATACCCTACTGGTTTTAGCGATTATCGCTATCCTCGTAAATATTATACGCGGTAGGGCTGTTTAA
- the thiC gene encoding phosphomethylpyrimidine synthase ThiC, protein MNIENISRTPLPASRKIYINGVAMREITLTPTRLYGSKGETTPNDPLIVYDTSGPYTDPNIDIDVRKGLPKLRADWASNVKNETQLSYARKGIITPEMEYIAIRENQGATQQHITPEFIRQEVAAGRAIIPANINHPECEPMIIGRNFLVKINANIGNSAVTSSIEEEVEKAVWACRWGADTIMDLSTGKNIHETREWILRNSPVPIGTVPIYQALEKVNGKAEDLSWEIFRDTIIEQAEQGVDYFTIHAGVLLRYIPLTANRMTGIVSRGGSIMAKWCLAHHQENFLYTHFEEICQIMKTYDVSFSLGDGLRPGSIADANDAAQFAELETLGELTKIAWQYDVQVMIEGPGHVPMHLIKENMDKQLEHCHEAPFYTLGPLTTDIAPGYDHITSAIGAAMIGWFGTAMLCYVTPKEHLGLPNKEDVRQGVITYKIAAHAADLAKGHPGAQHRDNALSKARFEFRWEDQFNLALDPDTARSYHDETLPAEGAKVAHFCSMCGPHFCSMKITQEIREAGMAEMASTFREQGNTIYS, encoded by the coding sequence ATGAACATCGAAAACATTTCACGTACGCCACTGCCCGCGTCCAGGAAAATTTACATCAATGGCGTAGCCATGAGAGAAATAACGTTAACACCTACACGCCTGTATGGCAGTAAGGGAGAAACGACACCCAATGATCCATTGATCGTATATGATACAAGCGGGCCATACACCGATCCAAACATTGATATTGATGTACGCAAAGGCCTGCCCAAACTGCGCGCTGACTGGGCTTCCAACGTGAAGAATGAAACCCAGTTATCCTACGCACGCAAAGGCATCATCACACCCGAAATGGAATACATCGCTATCCGCGAAAACCAGGGCGCTACACAACAACACATTACACCTGAATTCATCAGGCAGGAAGTAGCCGCAGGCAGAGCCATCATTCCTGCCAATATCAATCACCCTGAATGTGAACCCATGATCATTGGGCGCAATTTCCTGGTGAAGATCAATGCCAATATCGGCAACTCTGCCGTTACCTCCAGCATCGAAGAAGAAGTGGAAAAAGCAGTGTGGGCCTGCCGCTGGGGAGCAGATACCATCATGGATCTCAGCACCGGCAAGAATATTCATGAAACCCGTGAATGGATCCTGCGTAACTCTCCTGTACCCATCGGTACCGTTCCTATTTACCAGGCCCTGGAAAAGGTGAATGGAAAAGCAGAAGACCTCAGCTGGGAAATATTCCGCGATACAATTATCGAACAGGCAGAACAGGGTGTGGATTACTTTACCATCCATGCAGGCGTATTGTTGCGCTATATACCTCTTACCGCCAATCGTATGACAGGCATCGTATCCCGCGGAGGCTCTATCATGGCCAAATGGTGCCTGGCACACCACCAGGAGAATTTCCTCTATACACACTTCGAAGAGATCTGCCAGATCATGAAGACCTACGATGTTTCCTTTTCATTAGGCGATGGCTTACGCCCCGGAAGTATTGCAGATGCGAATGATGCTGCCCAGTTTGCAGAACTGGAAACCCTGGGCGAACTCACTAAAATAGCCTGGCAATACGATGTACAGGTCATGATCGAAGGCCCCGGCCATGTACCCATGCACCTGATCAAAGAAAACATGGATAAGCAGCTGGAACACTGTCACGAAGCACCCTTTTATACATTAGGCCCCCTGACTACGGATATCGCTCCCGGTTATGATCATATTACATCAGCCATCGGTGCAGCCATGATTGGCTGGTTTGGTACGGCCATGCTGTGCTATGTTACGCCCAAGGAACACCTGGGATTACCGAACAAAGAAGATGTTCGCCAGGGCGTGATCACCTACAAGATAGCTGCCCATGCAGCTGACCTTGCCAAAGGCCATCCTGGTGCACAGCACAGGGATAACGCACTCAGCAAAGCCCGTTTCGAATTCCGCTGGGAAGATCAGTTCAACCTGGCCCTGGACCCTGACACCGCCCGCTCTTATCACGATGAAACTCTGCCTGCCGAAGGAGCCAAGGTCGCGCACTTCTGTTCTATGTGCGGACCACACTTCTGCTCCATGAAGATCACGCAGGAAATAAGGGAAGCCGGCATGGCAGAAATGGCCAGCACATTCCGCGAACAAGGCAACACTATTTATTCATAA
- a CDS encoding ferritin-like domain-containing protein: MQLNEKLIEALNDLIMINNDREAGYLKAIDQTDDADLKALFQRMREESITYIDQLKGILQDGGEEPTHNTTIYGKLYRTWMDVKATFSGHDRHSILSSCEYGEDATQRTYEDVLGSGITMPYSIRELVANQRRALRSAHDTVRTYRDLEKVVH; encoded by the coding sequence ATGCAATTGAACGAGAAATTGATAGAAGCCCTGAATGACCTGATCATGATCAATAATGACCGTGAAGCTGGATACCTGAAGGCCATTGATCAGACAGATGATGCCGATCTGAAAGCACTGTTCCAAAGAATGAGAGAAGAAAGTATTACTTATATAGATCAACTGAAAGGTATATTGCAGGATGGTGGCGAGGAACCTACACACAATACTACTATTTATGGTAAACTCTATAGAACCTGGATGGATGTAAAAGCTACTTTTTCAGGGCATGACAGGCACTCTATCCTGTCTTCATGCGAGTATGGAGAAGATGCCACCCAGCGTACGTATGAAGATGTGCTGGGCTCAGGTATTACCATGCCATATAGTATCCGTGAGCTGGTGGCCAATCAGCGCAGGGCGCTGAGAAGTGCACATGATACGGTGAGAACTTATCGTGATTTGGAAAAAGTCGTTCACTGA
- a CDS encoding thiamine phosphate synthase, whose translation MMTIQYISQQTDTCSHLDNIRMACAAGCKWIQLRMKHADTQAITATARLAKEICDAHGATLIINDHPGIAALVDAHGTHVGKEDMTVAQARRIAGPHKIVGGTANTLEDILRHAADGADYVGIGPYRFTTTKEKLSPILGLDGIRNIMSQLRVKIPVIAIGGITAEDVPGLFSTGIQGIALSGLITHAPDKRQLISSLYQTIAHAITSNS comes from the coding sequence ATGATGACGATACAATACATTTCCCAGCAGACCGACACCTGCTCTCATCTTGACAATATCCGCATGGCCTGCGCAGCAGGCTGTAAGTGGATTCAACTGCGTATGAAACATGCAGATACGCAGGCTATTACCGCAACGGCAAGACTGGCAAAAGAAATCTGCGATGCACATGGCGCCACTCTTATTATTAATGATCATCCCGGCATTGCAGCACTGGTAGATGCACACGGCACACACGTTGGTAAGGAGGATATGACCGTAGCACAGGCAAGACGTATAGCCGGACCACATAAAATAGTAGGCGGTACAGCAAATACGCTCGAAGACATTTTACGACATGCCGCAGATGGTGCCGATTATGTAGGCATAGGCCCTTACCGCTTTACTACCACGAAAGAAAAATTAAGCCCGATCCTTGGGCTGGATGGCATCCGCAACATTATGTCTCAACTACGTGTAAAGATCCCTGTGATTGCCATCGGTGGCATTACTGCAGAAGATGTTCCGGGCTTATTCAGCACCGGTATACAGGGTATTGCCCTTAGCGGACTGATTACACATGCACCTGACAAACGCCAGCTTATATCTTCTCTTTATCAAACCATAGCACATGCAATCACTTCAAATAGCTGA
- the thiS gene encoding sulfur carrier protein ThiS, giving the protein MEVTVNNKLYAVQQGTTIAALLQFIQLPSDKGLAVAINREVIPKPAWSQHLLQTADSITIIRATQGG; this is encoded by the coding sequence ATGGAAGTGACTGTAAACAATAAACTTTATGCGGTGCAGCAGGGAACAACCATCGCTGCCCTCTTACAGTTTATCCAATTACCATCAGACAAAGGCCTGGCCGTCGCCATCAACAGGGAAGTCATCCCTAAACCCGCATGGTCGCAACACCTTCTGCAAACCGCAGACAGTATTACTATCATCCGCGCTACACAGGGAGGTTAA
- the thiH gene encoding 2-iminoacetate synthase ThiH: protein MADFKTLFSQYDWEQVKDSIYAKTAANVEQALHNKRRTIEDFKALISPAAAPYLPAMAHLSQQLTRQRFGHTMQLYIPLYLSNECQNICTYCGFSLDNRIARKTLNREEVLAEVKAIKEMGYDHVLLVTGEAQQTVGLPYFREMLELIRPYFSNISMEVQPMDQSDYEALIPMGLHSVLVYQETYHEADYKLHHPKGRKSNFNYRLETPDRLGKAGIHKIGLGVLIGLEDWRTDSFFTALHLQYLERTYWQTRYSLSFPRLRPCAGGLMPKAVMSDRELVQLICAYRLLSPELELSLSTRESPRFRDHVIQLGITTMSAGSRTNPGGYTMGDDSLEQFEISDERDPAEIAAMLRNNGYEAVWKDWDKAF from the coding sequence ATGGCAGATTTTAAAACACTCTTTTCCCAATACGATTGGGAGCAGGTAAAAGATAGCATTTATGCAAAAACAGCTGCAAATGTGGAGCAGGCATTGCATAACAAGCGGCGTACGATCGAAGACTTTAAGGCATTAATTTCCCCGGCTGCAGCGCCCTATTTACCAGCCATGGCTCACCTGAGTCAGCAGCTCACCCGGCAGCGGTTTGGTCATACCATGCAGTTATACATTCCGCTTTACCTGAGTAATGAATGTCAGAACATCTGTACCTATTGCGGGTTTAGTCTTGACAACAGGATAGCCCGCAAAACGCTGAACAGGGAGGAGGTGCTGGCAGAAGTAAAGGCGATCAAGGAGATGGGATACGACCATGTATTGCTGGTAACAGGGGAGGCACAGCAGACCGTAGGACTTCCTTATTTCAGGGAAATGCTGGAGCTGATCCGGCCTTACTTTTCCAACATATCTATGGAGGTACAACCCATGGATCAGTCAGATTATGAAGCCCTCATTCCAATGGGTTTGCATAGTGTATTGGTGTACCAGGAGACCTATCATGAGGCTGACTATAAACTGCATCATCCCAAAGGACGAAAATCGAATTTCAATTATCGCCTGGAAACGCCCGACCGCCTGGGCAAAGCGGGTATTCACAAAATAGGACTGGGGGTATTGATTGGACTGGAGGATTGGCGTACAGATAGTTTCTTTACCGCATTGCATTTACAATACCTGGAAAGGACGTACTGGCAAACGCGGTACAGTCTTTCGTTTCCGCGTTTACGCCCCTGTGCGGGTGGCCTGATGCCCAAGGCGGTGATGAGTGACCGGGAACTGGTACAACTGATCTGTGCATATAGATTACTATCTCCTGAGCTGGAACTAAGTCTTTCAACACGGGAATCTCCCCGCTTCAGGGATCATGTGATCCAATTGGGTATTACTACTATGAGTGCAGGCTCACGTACCAACCCGGGTGGCTATACAATGGGGGATGATTCGCTGGAGCAGTTTGAAATTTCGGATGAACGGGATCCGGCGGAGATAGCGGCTATGCTTCGAAACAATGGATACGAGGCGGTGTGGAAAGATTGGGATAAAGCATTCTGA
- a CDS encoding lipocalin family protein: MKNSHLLVGVITMFSFACHPSRTPENEAVVDTSALMPAADTTPVIVADSIVTVVPDTVVIDTAKLIGKWLQPVTGKDNEWQGMELRKNRKAIAVNMYSLVYEKWELQHDTLLLWNHAEGVKSSDSTRTVDTSIIRELTDTSLVLFPVKAAEGYLEKYRKETGGKKVKSRK; the protein is encoded by the coding sequence ATGAAAAATAGCCATCTGCTGGTGGGAGTTATCACCATGTTTTCATTTGCCTGTCATCCGTCGCGCACGCCTGAAAATGAGGCAGTAGTAGATACGTCGGCATTAATGCCGGCGGCGGATACTACGCCTGTGATAGTAGCTGACTCAATCGTTACCGTTGTGCCTGATACTGTCGTCATTGACACGGCAAAGCTGATTGGCAAATGGTTGCAGCCTGTAACCGGAAAGGATAATGAATGGCAGGGTATGGAGCTAAGAAAGAACAGGAAGGCGATAGCAGTGAATATGTATTCGCTGGTATATGAGAAATGGGAATTACAACATGATACACTGTTACTTTGGAATCATGCAGAGGGGGTAAAATCATCGGATAGTACGAGAACTGTAGATACCTCTATTATCAGGGAGTTGACGGATACTTCACTGGTATTATTTCCTGTGAAGGCCGCTGAGGGGTATCTTGAAAAATACAGGAAAGAAACAGGAGGGAAAAAAGTGAAGTCACGTAAATAA
- a CDS encoding thiamine phosphate synthase has product MIQIITHTGKINHEPALWLQLLQAGADSILVRKPGWQEADYEMLLLNAHPSCYPHLIIADHPVLCERYGLLGIHFGEAIRGSISQEELHRYQQLGCILSTSIHSVHTLPVVSNTWNQLLLSPVFDSISKAGYMAAFDTNFRLDKDGYAGNVIALGGINQHTADKARHMRFDGIALHGAIWQHPERAVRTFISIRDAWSGNSFSSS; this is encoded by the coding sequence TTGATACAGATCATCACACATACAGGCAAAATAAACCACGAACCAGCCCTCTGGTTACAATTATTACAGGCAGGTGCCGATAGTATACTGGTGCGCAAACCAGGATGGCAGGAAGCGGATTACGAAATGCTGCTGCTCAATGCACATCCTTCCTGTTACCCGCACCTCATCATAGCCGACCACCCTGTTTTATGTGAGCGCTATGGGCTGCTGGGGATACATTTTGGGGAGGCCATCAGGGGATCTATATCGCAGGAAGAGCTGCACAGGTACCAGCAACTGGGTTGTATACTCAGCACAAGTATCCATAGCGTTCATACACTGCCGGTAGTTAGTAATACCTGGAATCAACTGCTTCTAAGCCCGGTGTTTGATAGTATTTCCAAAGCTGGATATATGGCCGCGTTTGACACCAACTTCCGTTTAGACAAAGATGGCTATGCAGGCAATGTAATTGCATTGGGCGGTATTAATCAGCATACTGCTGATAAGGCCCGCCATATGCGCTTCGACGGCATTGCCCTGCATGGCGCCATCTGGCAACATCCGGAACGTGCAGTACGGACCTTCATCAGTATCCGTGATGCATGGTCAGGCAATTCATTCAGCTCATCATGA
- a CDS encoding esterase-like activity of phytase family protein — MRKYLLFSLLFAACSTSRHPVNTSDVSQLRLLHKLIVPYNTTFNGTTVGGLSGIDYDSARNVYYLICDDRSEHEAARYYTARVPVNGEPVTFTAVTTLPMRDGQPFPAGKNLAPDPEAMRYNPNTGHLVWSSEGERIVNAKDTILKDPAVYEISRDGHFLDTFSIPSQMHMQAGSNGPRRNGTFEGLGFTPDGKYMFVSVEEPRYEDGPRAGLKDTTAWIRIIKYDLQTRQAIAQFAYKLAPVAAAPVPPDSFAINGIPDILVLSENQLLIMERSFSTGVKNCTIRLYKADLSHATNVSAIQSLQTDTHFTPVVKKPLFNFQSLQTYVDNVEGMTFGPRLPNGHRSLICVADNNFSNKEETQFYIFDIE; from the coding sequence ATGAGAAAATATCTTTTGTTTAGCCTGCTTTTTGCAGCCTGCAGCACCTCCCGTCATCCTGTGAATACATCGGATGTATCTCAGCTCCGCCTCTTACACAAACTCATCGTTCCATACAACACCACCTTCAATGGCACGACAGTAGGAGGGCTCTCAGGCATCGACTACGACAGTGCCCGCAACGTATATTATCTCATTTGCGATGATCGCTCAGAACACGAAGCTGCCCGGTACTACACCGCCCGGGTGCCAGTCAATGGCGAACCGGTGACCTTCACTGCCGTGACTACACTCCCTATGCGCGATGGTCAGCCCTTTCCCGCCGGCAAAAACCTGGCACCCGACCCGGAAGCCATGCGTTACAATCCCAACACCGGTCACCTGGTCTGGAGCAGTGAGGGAGAGCGTATCGTCAACGCCAAAGACACCATTCTAAAAGATCCTGCTGTATACGAAATATCCCGCGACGGGCATTTCCTTGATACTTTTTCTATCCCTTCTCAAATGCACATGCAGGCAGGCAGCAATGGCCCCCGCAGGAACGGCACTTTTGAAGGGCTGGGCTTTACCCCGGATGGTAAATATATGTTCGTGAGTGTGGAAGAACCCCGCTATGAAGACGGTCCCCGTGCAGGCCTGAAAGATACGACTGCCTGGATCCGCATTATAAAATACGACCTGCAAACGAGGCAAGCCATTGCCCAGTTTGCCTACAAACTGGCACCGGTAGCCGCCGCTCCGGTACCTCCCGATTCATTTGCCATCAATGGCATTCCTGATATTCTTGTGTTGTCAGAAAACCAGCTTCTCATCATGGAACGCTCTTTCTCCACAGGCGTAAAAAATTGTACTATCCGCCTCTACAAGGCAGACCTTTCTCATGCCACAAATGTATCGGCTATACAATCTTTGCAGACAGATACCCACTTTACACCTGTTGTGAAAAAGCCTTTATTTAATTTTCAAAGTCTGCAGACATATGTAGATAATGTGGAAGGAATGACTTTTGGCCCCCGCCTGCCAAACGGCCACAGGAGCCTTATTTGTGTGGCTGACAATAATTTTTCAAACAAAGAAGAAACGCAGTTCTATATCTTCGATATTGAATAG
- a CDS encoding thiazole synthase: MQSLQIADHTFTSRLFTGTGKFSSLQLMEQALLASATQLVTVALKRVDIQDAGDNMLRHLQSFKLMPNTSGVRTASEAVYAAQLAREALETNWVKLEIHPDPRYLMPDPVETLQAAEELVKLGFVVLPYVHADPVLCKRLEQVGVAAVMPLGAPIGSNKGLRTADFLEIIIEQSQVPVVVDAGIGSPSDAAKAMEMGADAVLVNTAIAVAKDPVAMAQAFATAIVAGRMAYEAGLAPVYRQAVASSPLIGFLDEV; this comes from the coding sequence ATGCAATCACTTCAAATAGCTGATCATACATTCACTTCCCGGCTCTTTACAGGCACAGGCAAGTTTTCTTCTTTACAACTGATGGAACAGGCCTTGCTGGCTTCTGCCACGCAATTAGTAACAGTAGCCCTCAAGCGGGTAGACATCCAGGACGCCGGCGACAACATGTTGCGGCATTTGCAATCGTTTAAACTAATGCCCAATACCTCCGGGGTACGTACTGCCAGCGAAGCGGTGTATGCTGCACAACTGGCAAGGGAAGCACTGGAAACAAACTGGGTCAAACTGGAAATACATCCGGATCCCCGTTACCTGATGCCGGATCCTGTTGAAACACTGCAAGCTGCGGAAGAACTGGTAAAACTAGGTTTCGTGGTCCTCCCTTATGTACACGCAGATCCTGTATTGTGCAAAAGATTAGAGCAGGTGGGCGTAGCAGCAGTGATGCCATTGGGGGCACCCATAGGTAGTAACAAAGGCTTACGCACAGCCGATTTCCTGGAGATCATCATAGAACAGAGCCAGGTACCCGTAGTCGTCGATGCCGGGATTGGCAGCCCCTCAGATGCTGCAAAAGCCATGGAGATGGGTGCCGATGCGGTTTTGGTCAACACGGCTATTGCGGTAGCAAAGGACCCTGTAGCCATGGCGCAGGCATTTGCAACAGCAATAGTGGCAGGCAGAATGGCTTACGAAGCAGGACTGGCACCGGTATACAGGCAGGCAGTAGCTTCCAGCCCTCTTATTGGATTCTTAGATGAAGTATAG
- the dnaN gene encoding DNA polymerase III subunit beta has translation MKFIVSSSTLLKQLQQISGVINSNTVLPILEDFLFIIDRNELTVVATDLETVMKVKLEVEAKEGGRICIPAKILMDSLKNLPDQPLTFNIDLNSYAVEITSDNGKYKVMGENPENFPKEPTADDTTSFTVTSTALVTAINKTLFAVSNDDLRPAMTGVFFELTPSSLTFVATDAHRLVKYVRTGVVCPKAETFIVPKKPLNLLKSALPDNDSEIKIAYSQNHFFVTHNGAQMICRLIDARFPDYKVVIPKDNPYRLTLVKSDFQNALKRVSVFANKSTNQVALSITGSELQLSAQDVDFSFEGNERMNCSYTGDDMQIAFNAKFLIEMLNAAEGDEITIELSTPTKAGILKPSEKEENEDLLMLVMPLMLNN, from the coding sequence ATGAAGTTTATCGTTTCTTCCTCTACTTTGTTAAAACAATTGCAGCAGATCAGCGGGGTTATCAACTCCAATACGGTATTGCCTATATTGGAAGATTTCCTTTTCATCATTGACAGGAACGAACTAACAGTAGTAGCTACAGACCTGGAGACTGTTATGAAAGTGAAGCTGGAGGTAGAAGCCAAGGAAGGCGGTCGTATCTGTATTCCCGCTAAAATCCTGATGGACTCCCTGAAAAATCTGCCTGATCAGCCACTGACTTTCAACATTGACCTGAACTCCTATGCGGTTGAAATCACTTCCGACAATGGTAAGTACAAGGTAATGGGTGAAAATCCGGAAAACTTTCCGAAAGAACCAACAGCAGATGATACCACTTCCTTTACAGTGACCTCTACCGCATTGGTAACTGCTATCAACAAGACCCTGTTTGCCGTGAGCAACGACGATCTGCGCCCTGCTATGACAGGTGTGTTCTTCGAACTCACTCCAAGCAGCCTCACTTTTGTAGCAACAGATGCGCACCGCCTGGTGAAATATGTCAGAACTGGTGTAGTATGCCCTAAAGCAGAAACTTTCATCGTGCCTAAAAAACCTTTGAACCTGCTGAAGTCAGCCCTGCCTGATAATGATAGCGAAATCAAGATTGCTTATAGCCAGAATCACTTCTTTGTAACACACAATGGTGCACAGATGATCTGTCGACTGATCGATGCCCGTTTCCCTGATTATAAAGTGGTCATTCCAAAGGATAATCCTTATCGCCTTACCCTGGTGAAGAGCGATTTCCAGAATGCCCTGAAACGTGTGAGCGTTTTTGCTAACAAGAGCACCAACCAGGTAGCACTGAGCATCACTGGCAGCGAATTACAACTCTCTGCACAGGACGTGGATTTCTCTTTCGAAGGTAATGAGCGTATGAACTGTTCCTACACCGGCGATGATATGCAGATTGCTTTCAATGCGAAGTTCCTCATCGAAATGCTGAACGCAGCAGAAGGTGATGAAATCACAATCGAACTGTCTACTCCAACCAAAGCCGGTATCCTGAAACCTTCTGAAAAAGAAGAGAATGAAGACCTGCTCATGCTGGTAATGCCACTGATGCTGAATAACTAA
- the map gene encoding type I methionyl aminopeptidase gives MSITSTADLSGMQAISEVVGKVLQLMRQCAAPGMSTKELDEYGGALLTQMGARSAPKLTYNFPGFTCISVNNEVAHGIPSAGKILQPGDLVNIDVSGELAGYYADNGASFVLGEDLFRHTALINASIEILHKAISNISDGVRLAHIGRIVENAAKEKGYKVIRNLVGHGIGRSLHEAPREIPNFYDRFNRNRFRSNSVVAIETFISTGANYADTLGDGWTLVTKDGSFVAQHEHTVLVTSGEPIILTASNGI, from the coding sequence ATGTCCATTACATCCACAGCAGATCTATCCGGCATGCAGGCCATCAGCGAAGTAGTTGGCAAGGTGTTGCAGCTGATGCGTCAATGTGCCGCTCCCGGCATGTCTACAAAAGAACTGGATGAGTATGGCGGCGCTTTATTAACTCAAATGGGTGCCAGGTCGGCACCGAAACTAACCTATAATTTCCCGGGATTTACCTGCATCAGCGTGAACAACGAAGTCGCCCACGGGATCCCTTCCGCCGGGAAAATATTACAACCCGGCGATCTCGTAAACATTGATGTATCTGGCGAACTGGCGGGGTATTATGCTGATAACGGTGCCTCTTTTGTACTGGGAGAAGACCTTTTCAGGCACACTGCTCTTATCAATGCCTCTATCGAAATCCTGCACAAGGCCATCAGCAATATCAGCGATGGAGTTCGCCTGGCCCACATTGGCCGTATCGTTGAAAATGCCGCCAAAGAAAAAGGATACAAGGTGATCAGGAACCTGGTCGGCCATGGTATAGGCAGAAGCCTGCACGAAGCACCCAGGGAGATCCCTAACTTCTACGACCGGTTCAACCGAAACCGTTTCCGCAGCAATTCTGTGGTCGCTATTGAAACCTTTATCTCTACCGGGGCAAACTATGCTGATACATTAGGAGATGGCTGGACCCTGGTGACCAAAGATGGGAGTTTTGTGGCCCAGCATGAACATACGGTGCTCGTAACGAGCGGAGAACCTATTATTTTGACTGCGTCAAATGGAATATAG